Below is a genomic region from Prolixibacteraceae bacterium.
TACCTTCTTCTCCTCTGTGATCAGAGGACTTGAAGAGTCCGTAAACAATGCGGGGTATAGTGTTATCCTTACACAATCTCATGACTCCGAGGAGAAAGAGAAAGAGATCATCGATACCTTAATTGAGACCAGAGTTGATGGGGTTGTGGCTGCATTAGGTCTAAACACAAAGGATTATAGTCATTTTGCAAAACTGAAAGAGGAGCGGATACCTTTGGTGTTCTTTGATCGTATCATTAAGAATTTTGGAGTAAGCACCGTTCAAATTGATGACTTCAAAGGTGCATATGATGCGGTAGCCCACTTAATAGAGAATGGATGTAAACGTATTGCTCATCTTGGTGGACTGCAACATTTGGTGTTATACCGTAACCGTCTTGAGGGATACAAAGCCGCACTGAAAGATCATGGGATTGAATATCATTCCGAATTGGTTCAGCTTAGCGATCTTCACCATGAAGATGGACGTATTGCAACGCAACGAATGTTAGAGCTAGATAATGCTCCTGATGGAATATTTTGTTCAAGTGATTATGCTGCAGTAGGAGCACTTCAAGTAGCACGTGAAAATGGTAAAGATGTTCCTAATGATATCAAAATTGTTGGGTTTAGTAACGAACCTTTCACCTCCTTCCTTGATCCCGATATTTCCTCTGTTGACCAGTCTAGTGTCATTATGGGACATAAATCAGGTGAATTAATTTTATCTAATGTAATGAGTTCATCATCAGAGATTAAAGAGCAAAATGTGGTACTTAAACCTACTCTTATGATAAGAAAATCTTCTAAAATATTTTTGTAATAATATTTTTTTATCTAGTTTTAGTTCAACCGATTGAAATATATGTTGAAGAGCATGTATAAATGACTCGCTCTTCAACACTATATTCTTTGAATAAAAGGTTGCATTTTTTTTATGAACAAATTTCAATCGATTGAAATAACTTTATTAATTACCATAAGCATAGAATATTTTTACCGGTGATATTTTTTTATGCTACAATTTCAATCGATTGAATCTATTATAACAAGATATGAAAAACAGGTTAATTAAAATCAGTCCTAAGGACAATCTATTGGTTGCATTAGAAGATATTGCACCGGGAGAAATCGTTGATTATGATGGTGTACCATATACTGTAACACATGGTGTAAAGGTGAAGCATAAGATTGCTGAGCATGATTTTAATACAGGAGATATTGTGGTTATGTATGGCTTACCAGTAGGTAAGACTTTAGAGCCAATTGGTAAAGGAGAAGTGATTACAACCGAAAATATTGTACATCACACAGGAGCATTTTCAAAGAGTAGTGGAGGATACCAATGGAGTGCTCCTGATGTGAAAGCATTTGAGAACCGTACATTTAATGGATATAAGCGTGAGGATGGAAAGGTTGGTACAGCCAATAACTGGTTGGTCGTACCATTGGTTTTTTGTCAGAATCGAAACATCCGAATTCTTCAAGAAGAGTTGGAAGATCAATTAGGATATAAGCGTTCTCAAAGTAAGGCGATCGATATAGCCCAAATTACTGCAGCAATACAAAATGGAGCATCCATTGAAGACGTATTAGATCTTGATGTGGTAGGACTTGGACAGCAGAGCAACCGATCACCTTTCTTTCCAAATGTGGATGGCATACGTTTTATTACCCACGATGGTGGTTGTGGTGGAACTAGAGAAGATGCTATCGTGTTGAGCAAACTTCTTGCTGGCTACATTGCCAATGCCAATGTTGCAGGAGCGACGATCCTTGGCCTAGGTTGTCAAAATGCAGAGGT
It encodes:
- a CDS encoding LacI family transcriptional regulator, with product MDDKRMEKKKVTLQDIADALNITRSAVSKALNDHPKMSKKTKEAVNNMAKELSYKPNQLAAALRKGKSKLIGVIVPAANITFFSSVIRGLEESVNNAGYSVILTQSHDSEEKEKEIIDTLIETRVDGVVAALGLNTKDYSHFAKLKEERIPLVFFDRIIKNFGVSTVQIDDFKGAYDAVAHLIENGCKRIAHLGGLQHLVLYRNRLEGYKAALKDHGIEYHSELVQLSDLHHEDGRIATQRMLELDNAPDGIFCSSDYAAVGALQVARENGKDVPNDIKIVGFSNEPFTSFLDPDISSVDQSSVIMGHKSGELILSNVMSSSSEIKEQNVVLKPTLMIRKSSKIFL